A window of the Gemmatirosa kalamazoonensis genome harbors these coding sequences:
- a CDS encoding cytochrome P450 encodes MTAPSAGAASLGAAPLGPTLEPALVAWFGATSFPDGGDDAAPLGQAAFEATYARLLAAARAPGLLPPLFALEAPLAAIRPDAPVPVAVADVPVSIADADEARAAAARAFDGAPATAADVATALAPNAHSSRAFLAAALLHEQWGRDAAVYRGRDVTYVLDERFWVALPGMPRPDAIELDPGDGAGARAVSLGGTVAATYAEGVTTATVTLRARYGAESRTARFTLPVGGPPAAPVPDETWPLSAEVPNEAPVTGTASVWHGAGNARVTYPIVVGEGFPGGYAPDYMYDMLNQAGLADALRARGWDLVVVHYASGTDPIQRSARVVTACVGELHRRGAPPQLVGGVSMGGLVSRYALLRMDADGVAHGAHTFLTVDSPHRGAYTAAGDQWLALRLAPVSPLAATLAGALATSANQQFVMRVVDGDRVGPSALRAALLAELQALGDWPRGVRRLAVSSGSGAGVVDRATASGPALTLDGAPFAELRLYLEPAAGEHAVVAAGRCAVAAPGVPDTLTVTSDERWADVPGGTNDYTAIAAGIARALGSGDVTCDAPICCSVPTVSALALDQDPRAPVPPPSSGASPFHDYACAERDEHHCVITPSVAAWILDRLGSPHDVRPTPEREAAMATTVRPAVTYAPPAAPSPTTFDPSTVNVHDPAYLANPYPTYARLRAGAPVAALAPYPGVWVTRYDDVKAALLDQDTFRKAPVSAAPGAMPAGVFSADPPFHDAIRGVVEPPMRRAFARAAAAANGIVDEILAGIRASGTRRLDLMMDYALLVPSGTLFTLLGLPQSDWPMLRSMVTAIAGANDITQSVGVRTMGGMSAMALSGYCQGVLRVAAGAPPELWVLRQMLDAATAAGLDAADVQTSVVNFIVAGYLSTTFLIGTAVVNLLANPEQLAALRADPSRIDNAVQELMRYDAPAQLVDRVTSRDVTIAGTTVPAGTVVKLVLGSANRDETKFPDPDRLDIGRPDLRETAIPFGAGIHTCIGAPLVGIVAPIAIGRLVGELPNVRVDGLVTWQTDPYLRAPANVPLAI; translated from the coding sequence GTGACGGCGCCCTCCGCCGGCGCGGCGTCGTTAGGCGCCGCGCCGCTCGGTCCCACGCTCGAGCCAGCGTTGGTCGCCTGGTTCGGCGCCACGTCGTTCCCCGACGGCGGGGACGATGCCGCGCCGCTCGGGCAGGCGGCGTTCGAGGCCACGTACGCGCGCCTGCTCGCCGCGGCGCGCGCGCCGGGGCTGCTCCCGCCGCTGTTCGCGCTCGAGGCGCCGCTCGCTGCGATCCGTCCCGACGCGCCCGTGCCGGTCGCCGTGGCCGACGTGCCGGTGTCGATCGCCGACGCGGACGAGGCGCGCGCCGCCGCGGCGCGCGCGTTCGACGGCGCGCCGGCCACGGCGGCCGACGTCGCGACCGCGCTCGCGCCCAACGCCCACTCGAGTCGCGCGTTTCTCGCCGCCGCGCTGCTGCACGAGCAGTGGGGGCGCGACGCCGCCGTCTATCGCGGGCGCGACGTCACCTATGTGCTCGACGAGCGCTTCTGGGTCGCGCTCCCCGGTATGCCGCGCCCCGACGCGATCGAGCTGGACCCCGGCGACGGCGCGGGCGCGCGTGCCGTCTCGTTAGGCGGCACGGTGGCGGCAACGTACGCCGAGGGGGTGACCACGGCGACGGTCACGCTGCGCGCGCGCTATGGCGCCGAGTCCCGCACCGCACGCTTCACGCTCCCGGTCGGCGGCCCGCCCGCCGCTCCCGTGCCCGACGAGACGTGGCCGCTCTCGGCCGAGGTGCCTAACGAGGCACCGGTGACGGGCACGGCGAGCGTGTGGCACGGTGCGGGCAACGCGCGTGTCACCTACCCGATCGTCGTCGGCGAAGGGTTCCCGGGCGGCTACGCGCCGGACTACATGTACGACATGCTGAACCAGGCGGGGCTCGCCGACGCGCTGCGCGCGCGCGGCTGGGACCTCGTCGTGGTGCACTACGCCTCGGGCACCGATCCGATCCAGCGCAGCGCGCGCGTCGTGACGGCGTGCGTGGGCGAGCTGCACCGCCGCGGCGCGCCGCCGCAGCTCGTCGGCGGCGTGAGCATGGGCGGGCTCGTGTCGCGCTACGCGCTGCTCCGCATGGACGCCGATGGCGTCGCGCACGGCGCGCACACGTTCCTCACCGTCGACTCGCCGCACCGCGGCGCGTACACCGCGGCCGGCGACCAGTGGCTCGCGCTGCGGCTCGCGCCCGTGTCGCCGCTCGCCGCGACGCTCGCCGGTGCGCTCGCCACGTCGGCCAACCAGCAGTTCGTCATGCGCGTCGTCGACGGCGACCGCGTCGGGCCGAGCGCGCTCCGCGCCGCGCTGCTCGCCGAGCTGCAGGCGCTCGGCGACTGGCCGCGTGGCGTCAGGCGGCTCGCCGTGTCGAGCGGCAGCGGCGCCGGCGTCGTCGATCGCGCGACGGCGAGCGGTCCCGCGCTCACGCTCGACGGCGCGCCGTTCGCCGAGCTGCGGTTGTACCTGGAGCCCGCGGCCGGCGAGCACGCGGTCGTCGCCGCGGGACGGTGCGCCGTCGCCGCGCCCGGGGTCCCCGATACGCTCACCGTCACGAGCGACGAACGGTGGGCCGACGTCCCCGGCGGCACGAACGACTACACCGCGATCGCCGCCGGCATCGCCCGCGCGCTGGGCAGCGGCGACGTCACGTGCGACGCGCCGATCTGCTGCTCCGTGCCCACGGTGAGCGCGCTCGCGCTCGACCAGGACCCGCGCGCACCGGTGCCGCCGCCATCCAGCGGCGCATCGCCGTTCCACGACTACGCGTGCGCGGAGCGCGACGAGCACCACTGCGTCATCACGCCGTCCGTGGCGGCGTGGATCCTCGATCGACTCGGCTCGCCGCACGACGTCAGGCCCACCCCCGAGAGAGAGGCCGCCATGGCCACGACCGTCCGTCCCGCCGTCACCTACGCGCCGCCCGCCGCGCCGTCCCCGACGACCTTCGACCCGTCGACGGTGAACGTGCACGATCCCGCATACCTCGCGAACCCGTACCCGACCTACGCGCGGCTGCGGGCGGGCGCGCCGGTCGCGGCGCTCGCGCCGTATCCCGGCGTGTGGGTGACGCGCTACGACGACGTGAAGGCGGCGCTCCTCGACCAGGACACGTTCCGCAAGGCGCCCGTCTCCGCGGCGCCGGGCGCGATGCCCGCCGGCGTGTTCTCGGCCGACCCGCCGTTCCACGACGCGATCCGCGGCGTCGTCGAGCCGCCGATGCGGCGCGCGTTCGCCCGCGCCGCGGCGGCGGCGAACGGCATCGTCGACGAGATCCTCGCCGGCATCCGCGCGAGCGGCACGCGGCGGCTCGATCTCATGATGGACTACGCGCTGCTCGTGCCGTCGGGCACCCTGTTCACGCTTCTCGGCCTGCCGCAGTCGGACTGGCCGATGCTGCGCAGCATGGTGACGGCGATCGCCGGGGCGAACGACATCACGCAGTCGGTCGGCGTGCGGACGATGGGCGGCATGAGCGCCATGGCGCTTTCCGGCTACTGCCAGGGCGTGCTGCGCGTCGCCGCCGGCGCGCCCCCCGAGCTGTGGGTGCTGCGCCAGATGCTCGATGCGGCGACGGCCGCAGGGCTCGATGCCGCCGACGTGCAGACGTCGGTCGTCAACTTCATCGTCGCCGGCTACCTGTCGACGACGTTCCTCATCGGCACGGCGGTCGTGAACCTGCTCGCGAACCCCGAGCAGCTCGCCGCGCTGCGCGCCGATCCATCGCGCATCGACAACGCGGTGCAGGAGTTGATGCGCTACGACGCGCCGGCGCAGCTCGTCGACCGCGTGACGTCGCGCGACGTCACCATCGCCGGCACCACCGTACCCGCCGGCACGGTCGTGAAGCTCGTCCTCGGCTCGGCCAACCGCGACGAGACGAAGTTCCCCGACCCAGACCGCCTCGACATCGGGCGGCCCGACCTGCGCGAGACCGCGATCCCGTTCGGCGCCGGCATCCACACGTGCATCGGCGCGCCACTCGTCGGCATCGTCGCGCCGATCGCGATCGGGCGGCTCGTGGGCGAGCTGCCTAACGTGAGGGTGGACGGGCTCGTGACCTGGCAGACCGACCCGTACCTGCGCGCGCCGGCGAACGTGCCGCTGGCGATCTAA